The DNA segment CGCAGTCCATTGTGGAAGCTGCGCAAAACCAAAACTGGCGGCGCAGCTTCTGCACCGGCCTCAGCCAGCGGCCCTATCGGTCGCTTGAGCCCGACCAGGCAAGCGCTGCGGATTGTCGCGCGGTTGTGGACCCATGCAGGGTTGCTGGCGCGGATCGCCTGGCATCGCGCCGCAGTGGTGCACGCCCATGACGTCAATACACTGCCAACGGCATGGTTGGCGGCGAAACTCAGTGGCGCCCGCGTGGTGTATGACGCCCATGAAATCAGCACCAGCCGCGAAGGCTATAACAGCTTTCGCGGCCTGGTCGCGCGGGTCGAAGGCGTGTTGATGCCCCGAGTGCAGGGCAGCATTACCACTACAGATGCGCGGGCCAAGTTTTTTGCTCGGGCCTATGGCGTGCCACGCCCGGTGGTGTTGCAGAACCGACCGCGCTTGACGGTCAGCCCCGCCAGTCAGCGGATTCGCCAGGAGCTGCAGTTGCAGCAGCCATGGCCAATCATCATTTATCAGGGTGGGTTGCAGCAGGGCCGAGGCCTGGAGCGCTTGGTACGGATCTCGGCCTCAGTCAAGGACGCCTATTTCGTGTTCATTGGTGGCGGCAGGCTGACGGCGCCATTGACCGCGTTGAGCCAGGAACTCGGACTGACGGAGCGTGTGCATTTCATTCCAACCGTCTCGTTGGCCGATCTGCCCAGCTACACCGCCTCTGCAGACATTGGCGTGCAGCCCATTGAAAACACCTGCCTGAACCACTTCACCACCGACTCCAACAAATTATTCGAGTACCTGATTGCCGGCCTGCCCGTCGTCGCGACTGACCTGCCGGAGATTCGCCGTATCATCAGAGCGTTCGACATCGGTTTGCTGGTGCGCGAAAGCGACGACCAGCAGTTGATCGATGCACTCAATCGCCTGGTAAGCGATCCGCAACTGCGCCGCACCCTGGCGGCCAATGCCGTAAATGCCGCGGCCCAATTGAACTGGGAGCAACAGGAAGAACTGTTGGTCAACCTGTATGGCCGCGTTCTCAAGGGCCAGACTTACTGCGCTGACGCTCGCCAATGACCGTCCGCATTCTTCTCTTGAGCTTCTATTACCCGCCTGATCTGGCGGCGGGTTC comes from the Pseudomonas shahriarae genome and includes:
- a CDS encoding glycosyltransferase family 4 protein — translated: MTRIAMIVWNEFRNDARVLKEAQTLQAAGYAVTVFALHTPGVTQEKETLPGGINVVRVARSPLWKLRKTKTGGAASAPASASGPIGRLSPTRQALRIVARLWTHAGLLARIAWHRAAVVHAHDVNTLPTAWLAAKLSGARVVYDAHEISTSREGYNSFRGLVARVEGVLMPRVQGSITTTDARAKFFARAYGVPRPVVLQNRPRLTVSPASQRIRQELQLQQPWPIIIYQGGLQQGRGLERLVRISASVKDAYFVFIGGGRLTAPLTALSQELGLTERVHFIPTVSLADLPSYTASADIGVQPIENTCLNHFTTDSNKLFEYLIAGLPVVATDLPEIRRIIRAFDIGLLVRESDDQQLIDALNRLVSDPQLRRTLAANAVNAAAQLNWEQQEELLVNLYGRVLKGQTYCADARQ